The following proteins are co-located in the Cardiocondyla obscurior isolate alpha-2009 linkage group LG12, Cobs3.1, whole genome shotgun sequence genome:
- the LOC139107065 gene encoding uncharacterized protein, with protein sequence MLPTQQESPSSTSGVSMMFGSLRVDKDSPTPYSDATQTKKNNPNRIKRPMNAFMVWAQIQRRKITELQPDMHNAEISKRLGKKWKLLSEDEKQPYREEAERLRHLHQIQYPNYKYRPRKKTSKPVEISKAKERKRSRKSTLSSLSSPSLSPSPSPSMLSTPLNSPASMLASSLSPLSPVSASPAASHVARSRNDSNNNTQQQTLKKPTKKLQTQSSVKPMSRSSSKPIGLNLETLKTLETPRHTLLSDMDYTSTPSTVAVKVPTSPTCDTPDSPESAFYEESYNPDNVTSNNNIAMCGVDPIKIKQELDQFEPKLEPKMELDQTFASKDICLAASLDLPSMMQTNARGYSHASLTSALRQTTSFKREPINAVAPTMLPPQSSILTLTATDAANILDESFLEINDDDIDSGLDHINTNDLIDFTHHHHDICSIFAEDPWNASNY encoded by the coding sequence ACGAAGAAGAACAATCCTAACCGCATCAAGAGACCGATGAATGCGTTCATGGTCTGGGCGCAGATACAACGCAGGAAAATCACCGAGCTGCAGCCAGACATGCACAACGCCGAGATCAGCAAAAGACTGGGGAAGAAATGGAAGCTGCTGTCGGAAGACGAGAAACAACCTTACAGGGAGGAGGCCGAGCGACTCAGGCATCTGCATCAGATACAATATCCAAACTACAAGTACAGGCCCAGAAAGAAGACTTCGAAACCAGTCGAGATATCGaaggcgaaagaaagaaaaagatcgcGGAAATCGACCCTGTCGTCGctgtcgtcgccgtcgctgtCGCCTTCCCCGTCGCCGTCAATGCTGTCGACGCCGCTTAACAGCCCGGCCTCGATGCTGGCCAGTTCCCTGTCGCCGCTGTCGCCGGTTTCCGCGTCGCCCGCTGCTAGTCACGTTGCCAGGAGCAGAAACGATAGCAATAACAACACTCAACAGCAAACGCTGAAGAAGCCGACGAAAAAGCTCCAGACGCAATCGAGTGTCAAGCCGATGTCTAGGTCGAGCTCTAAACCAATCGGGCTGAACCTGGAGACCCTGAAAACCCTAGAGACGCCGCGTCACACGCTGCTCTCTGACATGGATTACACTTCGACGCCGTCAACGGTCGCCGTCAAGGTGCCCACCAGTCCGACCTGCGACACCCCGGACTCGCCCGAGTCCGCTTTCTACGAGGAGAGCTATAATCCCGATAATGTCACGTCCAACAACAACATTGCGATGTGCGGCGTCGATCCTATTAAGATCAAGCAGGAGCTCGATCAGTTCGAGCCGAAGCTCGAGCCGAAGATGGAGCTTGACCAGACTTTCGCCTCGAAGGACATATGCTTGGCGGCGTCTTTGGACCTACCGTCGATGATGCAGACGAACGCACGCGGTTATTCTCACGCGAGTCTAACTTCCGCCCTGCGGCAGACGACGAGCTTCAAGCGCGAGCCGATTAACGCCGTCGCCCCGACGATGCTTCCGCCACAATCGTCCATTCTTACGCTAACAGCGACGGACGCCGCGAACATCCTCGACGAATCTTTCTTGGAGATAAACGACGACGACATCGATTCCGGATTGGACCACATCAACACTAACGACTTGATCGATTTTACACATCATCATCACGACATTTGCTCCATATTCGCCGAGGACCCTTGGAACGCGAGCAACTATTGA